In Geotalea uraniireducens, one genomic interval encodes:
- a CDS encoding DUF3488 domain-containing protein, with translation MSYLDVAAKAALPVALAGGYWCDRRRYYPASGLPSTVLTVICFLVYAGQWSSDNPATPVVNFLAVLQAVRLVNAKTPRNVLQIFALALFTLAGSSLFNLSAIFVVYLLLLLALIAVSLVLLTFQSVDDRLVLPTNVMRKIVVSALLMPIAAIPLVLLFFVILPRTQYPLWNFSQASAVRSTGFTDRVEPGQSATVADVATVVFRAECIPLGSNDLYWRGIVLNEPVGSSWVRGPVHAGERPLPGRGKVVKQVIYPEPSVNRYLFALNLPQQIFGVPNERSGDLVFQRKGRGESRVRYEVQSVLADHVAVAADIDRPFYLRLPQEISPQTRALASDLARNARSDRAKLDRILGFFARQLVPLRNYRSAGGG, from the coding sequence ATGTCCTATCTGGACGTGGCTGCCAAGGCCGCTCTTCCGGTGGCGCTTGCCGGCGGTTACTGGTGCGATCGCCGGCGGTATTATCCGGCGTCCGGCTTGCCTTCGACCGTTCTGACGGTTATCTGTTTCTTGGTATATGCCGGACAGTGGAGCAGTGACAATCCAGCGACGCCGGTGGTCAACTTCCTGGCGGTGCTGCAGGCCGTCCGTCTGGTCAATGCGAAAACTCCGCGAAATGTTTTGCAGATCTTCGCCCTGGCGCTTTTCACTCTGGCCGGTTCGTCGCTGTTCAACCTGAGTGCGATTTTCGTTGTCTATCTGCTGCTACTCCTGGCTTTGATTGCTGTTTCTCTGGTTTTGCTGACGTTTCAGTCGGTTGATGATCGTCTCGTGCTCCCGACCAATGTCATGAGAAAAATTGTGGTTTCCGCCTTGTTGATGCCGATTGCCGCGATCCCACTCGTCCTGCTGTTCTTCGTGATTCTTCCCCGCACGCAGTATCCCTTGTGGAATTTCTCCCAGGCTTCGGCGGTTAGGTCGACCGGGTTCACAGATCGGGTCGAACCCGGGCAGTCGGCGACTGTTGCCGATGTGGCGACGGTGGTTTTCCGCGCCGAATGCATCCCGCTCGGCAGCAATGACCTCTATTGGCGCGGTATCGTCCTCAACGAGCCGGTCGGTTCCAGTTGGGTCAGAGGTCCGGTCCACGCCGGCGAGCGGCCGCTGCCGGGTCGGGGAAAAGTCGTCAAACAGGTCATCTATCCCGAGCCGTCGGTCAATCGATATCTTTTTGCGCTGAATCTGCCGCAACAAATCTTCGGGGTGCCCAACGAGCGATCCGGCGATCTGGTTTTTCAGCGAAAGGGCAGGGGAGAGTCGCGGGTGAGGTACGAAGTGCAGTCGGTTCTTGCCGATCATGTTGCCGTTGCTGCCGATATTGATCGGCCATTCTATCTCCGCCTGCCGCAAGAAATCTCGCCGCAAACAAGAGCGTTAGCTAGCGATCTTGCCCGGAATGCCCGGTCGGATCGTGCAAAATTGGACCGGATTTTGGGATTCTTTGCTCGACAGCTAGTTCCACTACGCAACTACCGATCTGCCGGTGGGGGCTGA
- a CDS encoding DUF58 domain-containing protein, whose translation MSVSGILGWLNIRGLSVVPQFPAEIYDGQQTFVTLQLENRKKFLPSFLIRVALAGGTADFHLLDRRSVSTETVAIALAGRGWHELTQVAVISRFPINFFVRSTILPLQERCLVFPRPRRCRLLSVAEGGNARGTSLGRGRGMEGEVENIAEYSGREPLKKIHWRLSARHDTLKVKELSAVVDEPVVLDLNSLTGESLEEVLGCYAWLVNRYIRAQRPVGMIVGRKVLSPDTSALHRLKMLSELALYGKR comes from the coding sequence ATGTCCGTCTCGGGCATCCTCGGCTGGCTCAACATCCGGGGATTAAGCGTTGTCCCACAATTCCCGGCCGAGATATACGATGGGCAGCAGACCTTTGTGACACTCCAGTTGGAAAACCGAAAGAAATTCCTGCCGTCATTCCTGATCCGGGTTGCCCTCGCCGGCGGAACGGCAGATTTTCATCTCTTGGACCGGCGCTCGGTTTCCACGGAAACAGTGGCTATTGCCCTGGCGGGGCGGGGGTGGCATGAACTGACTCAGGTAGCTGTCATCTCCCGTTTCCCGATCAATTTTTTCGTTCGCAGCACCATTTTGCCGCTTCAGGAACGCTGCCTGGTTTTCCCTCGACCCAGGCGATGCCGGTTGCTGTCTGTCGCGGAAGGGGGCAATGCCAGAGGCACAAGTCTTGGCCGCGGCCGGGGAATGGAGGGCGAGGTCGAAAACATTGCCGAGTATTCGGGGCGGGAACCGTTGAAAAAGATTCACTGGCGACTGTCGGCTCGCCACGATACCTTGAAGGTCAAGGAGCTGTCGGCTGTGGTCGACGAACCGGTCGTGCTTGATCTCAATTCCTTGACCGGTGAAAGCCTGGAAGAAGTACTCGGCTGTTATGCCTGGCTGGTAAACCGGTACATCCGTGCGCAACGTCCCGTTGGCATGATCGTCGGCCGCAAGGTACTCTCACCGGACACCTCCGCTTTGCACCGCCTTAAAATGCTTTCCGAACTGGCTCTCTATGGTAAGCGTTAA